The Mobula hypostoma chromosome 1, sMobHyp1.1, whole genome shotgun sequence genome includes the window GGAGGAAAGGATAGAAATTAGAAGCAGAGTTCATAGAAATTTCTTGTTGGGGCAAGAACAAGAAGTACTACTAATATGGAAAAAAGACAGACAGGGGAGtgaattttagatttccaaagcAAGCACTTTTGAAGCATCTTTGGAATCAGTGGAACTTCAAGATCTGAGATGcattcaacacatacaaaatgctggaggaactcagcgggccaggcggcatctatggaaaagagtaaagtcaacatttcgggctgagaccattcatcaggaccatactgatgaagggtctcggcccaaaatgtcaactgtactcttttccatagattctgcctggcctgctgagttcctccaacattttgtgtatgttgcttggatttccagcatctgcggattttctgttgtttgtgatctgAGATGCATTGTTTCTTCACTTCTTAGAGAACCTATTTTATAAAAATAACATTGTCATTTTCAGTACTGTAATGTATTCCTTTGTGTTTCGCTTGGCAAAAATCTGATCAATGAGCTGGTGATGCAGAAACTTGAGGTTTCTTTTCAGTCTAACTAATTGATTTTCTTCCTTCAAATTAggtttcttgttttctttaccaAGATATGGGCAAACAATGTTTTAAGTATATCACCTAAAAAGTTGGCACAGAAGCAGTGGTATTACTTTACTGCAATAAAATCACGGTTTTTTGCAGAACGTTTTTTCCCCAGAGATAACACCCCAGAATTTGGCATGATGTCAGTACAGAAACTTGAAGAAGACATtgatctttatgttcctgctgCAGCAGTCCGTGGCTTAACTCAGCTAAACAGGGAATTATTTCAGAAAACTGTTGCACTTCCAGCTCTTAAAGTGAGAAAGGACTTAATCAACAAAGTCATGAAACCTCTGAGAAATATTGCAATAAAAAGACCTGGACTGAAGCGTGTAGTTGAAGATTCTAAAGATGAAATGTATAGATTCATCTTGATGGACCCAAACAAAATATCATGCTCAGAATCTTTTGGAGCTGTCGAGAGAGCTGTTTTAAAGGAATATAATGTTGATCCTCAGATTCACCTGTATAATTTAGAAATGACATATGAACATTTCAAACCTGAAGAAATTCTGAAGGCAGTTTTGCCTGAAGGACAGGACGTAACTACTGGATTTAGCAGAATTGGCCACATTGCTCACATGAATCTTCGAGGTCATCAGCTTCCATACAAGCATTTGATTGGTAGGGTCTGAATTTAATTGTCTTTAagcaaaagaaaatattttttgtCTCAGAGATAGCAATTTTATTTAATGCAACCACTGGTGAATTGATTACAAACAACTGATCAATCTATCAAACATCTATTTTTACCAATATTTGTGATAAATATTGAGATTTAACTTATTATTGTTCATTAAGTTTTAAAATGTAAGTTTATAAGTAATGCGTTTACTTTAGGGCTGTAGTCCTATATCAAAAATAGATGCAGATTATTCAAAACAACTGAATTAAACTATGATTCTTAAATACACATGCCAATAATTTTGTTTCTTAGGTCAAGTTATAATGGATAAGAATCCTGGAATAACTTCAGTGgttaataaaattaatattatTGAGAATACTTACCGTAATTTTCAGATGGAAGTATTGGCGGGGGAAGACAATATGATAGCAAAGGTAAGAGTATTAAATTTCAGtgtattttttttccccagtgaTGTTGGTACAATCTTTTTCATTTTCTAAAAAAAACAGATATTTTTAACAGACACTATTAAAGAATCTTGGGCAGTCTTTCAGCGGAAACATAAATTGTGATGCTCACGTGCAAACGTAAtgctttattttttttacatgtgtagattacagcaaacctaatgaaAACAAGAAACTTAACATAGTAATAATCATGGAGACAcagcactgcagatgctggaacctggtgCAAAATAAAACTGACTGCTGGActaacacagcaggtcaggcagcaattgtTAATTGAAATTGACCATAAAAGTTTTGGGCCAGTGCAGTGGGTGCTGTAAGGGAAAGGGTTGGGGAGTGGCATTAAGTCAGTTTAGAACAAACACTGATCGATGCAGCCAACAAATAGGCAGGCGTAGTTATGGCCCATCTTTGATCTGAGAAATTAAgagaaatcaaaagaaaaattatgtctatccaaacttctcttaaacattgaaatcgagcttgcatgcaccacctgcacactctcacaaccctctgagtgaagaagtttcccctcatgttccccttaaaatttttacctttcaccattaacccatgacctctaggtgtagttccacccaacctcagtggaaaaagctcactttcatttacactatctatagctctcataaatttgtatacATGTATCGCATCTCCTGTCAATCTtccatgttccaaagaataaagtcctaacctattcaatctttccttataactggcatcctccagtcccaacaacatccttgtaaatttactctgtactttttcaaccttatttagatctttcctgtaggtagatgacaaaatctgcacacaatacttcaaattaggcctcaccaacatcttataaaacctcaacatatctcctgtactcagtacttttatttatgaaggccaatgtcctAAAATCTTTTTTTACATCCCTTTTGACTTGTGATGGcattttcaattaattatggacctataattcccagatccctttgttctacagcactcctcaccTACCCTGGTTGCTcgtaccgaagtgcaacaccaaatggcagatggaatttaatgcagacaattgtgagATGTTGCAAGGgttctggcaatttctgcacttgcctgccACAGGCTGTGAGGGAACACCTTGCCacgccctggagatttatccaccctaatttgcctgaaGGCAGCAAATAccacctcttctgtaatctgttttGGGTCCCTCACTTCTATATACTCTGTTTCCGTCTTCTGagcaaatacagatacaaaaaattcATTTGGGAttaccccatctcttttggctgcacacaattctgatcttccagaggaccaattttgtccttcaCAATCCTTTTGCGCTTAATAtgcctgtagaatcccttaggattatccttcaccttgtgtGCTAGGGCCTCATGCCGCCTTTTAGctttcctgatttcttttttttaagtgttctcgtgcatttcttatactccaataagcacctcatttgttcctacctgctatgcatctctttttttttcttaaccagggcctcaatatctcttgaaaaccaaggttccctaaacctgtttatctttacttttttttattctgacaggactATACAAGCTTtgaactctcaaaatttcacttttgaaggcctcccaattgccaagtacacctttgccaaaaaacagcctgtcccaatccagacttgccagatcctttctgataccatcagaattggcctttttccaatttagaatctcaacccgcaaatcagacctatctttttgcatatttactttgaaactgatggcattatgatcactaggtaTAAAGTgtacccctacacaaacttctgtcgcctgccctgcctcatttcctaatagcagatatatttaattatttttatacatatttGATAAGATGATTATAGAGTGCAACTTTGATAAAACATAGGCATCGAGAAACAACTTAACATTTTGTCTTATTCCCATCTAGATTTTTTAACCTTTTAATATCTGAAAAAAGGAATGTACTGAGTCTCATATTTAGGTTGCATTGTAACTCAGGACAAAAATAATAGATTTCTTgttttaacattttattctgaATGCATTTCATTTGGAATTAAATTGTATACAATTTATATAGGAACCCAGTAGTGGATGGAATTTGTAAAAGACAGCAGTACCAGGGTTGAATTATCTGATTGCCTTTTCTGGGAAGTGTGGATAACTTTTTAAAGACACAGTAGAATGTCTGCTGGAAAATAATGTTTTGACTCTATTTGCAAAGTAAAACCTGGCATAGATTTATGGTAATAATTACAGAACATTGGGTGGAAAGTATTTAAGATGCCAGTCTCCTGCTGCATCCATTCATTCCCAGAGATGTGTTTAAATACAATATCAATAAGCTAGTCAGGAATACTTTGCACCAATGGTTCTATTGTAACGTGAagtaggtgatttttttttgaaagacaGTGTTCCATTTAacttttaaatccatcttatCTGTTCCGTTCTTGAAAAAATTATGATCGGATATGTTCTCACAATTCTGTTTTGATAGCTTAGTGTTAATGATTTTATTTACCTTCTATCAGCAATTGAAGTATGAAAAATATACATTGTGTCTTGATAGGTCAAAGAGAACAACATAACATACGAATTTGATTTTTCCAAAGTCTACTGGAATCCACGACTCAGCACAGAACATGGTCGAATAGTTGATCTTTTGAAAGCTGGAGATCGAGTGTATGATGTATTTGCTGGTGTTGGACCTTTTGCTATTCCAGCAGCAAAGAAAAAATGCAAAGTTATGGCAAATGATCTTAACCCAGAATCTTATAAGTGGCTGGTGCATAACTGCAAGATGAACAAAGTCGATAAAAATGTACAAACATTCAATCTGGACGGTAGGAACTTTATTATGGGTCCAGTTAAAGAAGATTTAGCAAAACAAATTGAAACATGTTCGTTAAAGGAGGACAAAACCTCTATTCACATAATCATGAATCTGCCCGGTTTGGCAATTGAGTTCCTGGATGCATTTAGACAACTTTTACAGGAACAGGATTCTTTTGATGTTTTACCTACAGTCCATTGCTACAGTTTTTCTAAGAGTGATGAACCTGCCAAAGATATTCAGAGAAGAGCAGAATATTTCCTAAATACCACTTTAGAAGGACGTTGCTCAATCCATTTGGTTCGCAATGTGGCCCCAAACAAGGAAATGATGTGTATAAGTTTTATGGTCCCTGCTGAGGTGCTGTGCAGAAATCTATCAGCAGAAGGTTAGTACCTCTATGGCAGTATCTATTTTTGATAATGTCATATTCTAATTGTGACATTTTCCAAAATTCATTGTGATCAAGTTTACCATTGCATAATAGACAATGCCTCAAACATTTAAATTAGAATATCACCCTTGTTAACCTGatctacaaaaaaaaattcttcttctAAATTCAGGGGCTGGCATTAGAAGGAACACTACTAAATATTTCTGTAAATGCCCTAAGGACTTGTATTGCTAAAAGCTATTGTACTACCCCAAACCTAAATGGGTTATTAGTATAACTATTTATCTTATAAATCTGAAGATTGTGACATATATAATTGAGCTATGTTTTATTTAGTGTATGGGTATAAATTAGCTCTGTAATTTTAAGCATAATGGTACCCACCAATAATTAAAAATACTTGGATTTTATTGTGCTGTATTTGATTTCAATAAGTGAAACTTAATTCCTTTATTTTACACATAACTTGTTCCTACATTTTGTGATCCTGTTGTGACCACCTTTCTGGCAGGGAAAGACCCTGTTCGGAAACTATGAAAGGGAATGTGATTTTTCATCCTACTGCTGAAAATGATTATATATTATAAAGTGTACATTGAGGACTGCTGGATTTAATTTACCCAGTATTAAAAGAATTGTATACTGCCAGCGTAATTAAAGAAGATTTTAACTTTAAGATtgttgagattcagagcaggaattTGAAAGACTATAAAAATttttattaagggattggagatCAAACGTAATGGATTGAAACAAAATTGTTCTTGTGAGTTTTAGTTTAGTTGCAGATTAAAAGTTCTGTCATTAATATGCAATTTTCTTTTCAACTTCCCAGACAATACCAAAGAACCAGCTCCAAAACGCCTAAGGTTTGATGAGACTACTGCCTGTAATGGACCACGGTGACTTGTGATAAATGAGCAACCTCATTTTTAGCAGTTAAGAAACTGAATACAGTGCAATTTAATTGCCAGTCACTTAAAGGAATCTGAATGTTTGCATCATTTCCTGGTCTCCTTTCTCCTGGTCATGACTTGCTTCTATAAACAGCCAGTGATTTGTTATAATGGGGATTGAAGTCCTCTCAAGGGCTCACTTTACTTTCTAGCCAGGATAGTTTTTCCACTGTGGAtattgaattctatcatattaataAGTAACCAATGGAAAATCTTGACTTCCTTCACCACCACCATTAGAACTGCaaataaaacttttaaaaaaatgcattcaGCATTCATGAATCATTTTGGATTTTTGGAACACTTTCAGAAAGCTTAAATATCTTGAATTATATTCTTTTCAGCAGAGCAAATTTCAGTAGGTTTTAGAATAGATGGCTTCAGCCCAAATGCAGTAAATAAATTGCATTTATCATAACCTATTTTCGGCAGCTATAGTATCTAAATGATTGGGCTTCAATTTACAGTAGTGTTGAAGCAGTTTTTATTCCATTGAAAGAATAAGATACTCAAATAACAAATATTTTGAGATTGTTAAATGAATTTCACTGCTTTTGAGCCGTTATAATCAAGATTGCTTTTGACTTAATAAAATAAAGACATCCAATGTTTTTCTAAGATTCGGAACAATGAAAATATGCCAAATGATTATTTATCACGGAGATTTATAGGTTTAAAAATGAGTTAGCACACTATTAAAAACACAACAATATACCATCTgttttgctgatgacaaaggggcagcacaatagcgtagtggttagcacaacactacagtacaggcgaccagggttcaattctcactgctgtctgtaaaaagtttgtacattctccccgtgaccatgtgggtttcctcccacaatccaaagacgtactggttgttaggttaattgatcattgtaaattgtcccatgactaggccGAGATTAAATTGTGGATTGCTGGGCAATGtgactggaaaggcctattccatgttgtatctcaattaATCAAATAGGCTGCTGaatgaactcagtgggtcagaggAGTAACCAgcattttggattgagaccctgcATCGGTAGTTTCTGGCAGCTTATGTGTccttgcaaaagtttgggtactcCTGgtaaaaatttctgttactgtgaatagttaagtgagtagaagatgaactgatcttcaaaagtcataaagttgaagatgaaacattcttttcaacattttaagcaagattagtgtattatttttgttttgtacaattttagagtgggggaaaaaaggaaaagagcaccatgcaaaagtttgggcaccccgagaTTTGAGCTCTTAGATGACCTTtatcaaggtctcagaccttaattagcttgttagggctatggcttgttcacagtcattgttaggaaaggccaggtgatgcaaatttcaaagctttataaataccctgactcctcaaaccttgtcccaacaatcagcagccatggagtCCTCTAAGCAGTTGCTCAGCGctctgaaatttaaaataaatgatgcccacaaagcaggagaaggctataagaagatagcaaagcgttctcaggtagccgtttcctcagttcgtaatgtaattaagaaatggcagttaacaggaacggtggaggtcaagttgaggtctggaagaccgaGAAAATtttgctcgtaggattgctagaaaggcaaatcaaaacccccgtttgactgcaaaagaccttcaagaagatttagcagactctggagtcgtggtgcactgttctactgtgcagtgacacctgcacaaatatgaccttcatggaagagtcatcagaagaaaacctttcctgcatcctcacacaaaattcagcgtcagaagtttgcaaaggaacatctaaacaagcctgatgcattttggaaacaagtcctgtgaactgatgaagttaaaatagaactttttggccacaatgagcaaaggtatgtttggaggaaaaagggtgcagaatttcatgaaaagaacacctctccaactgttaagcatgggggtggatcgatcatgctttggacttgtgttgcaggcagtggcacggggaacatttcactggtagagggaagaatgaattcaattaaataccagcaaattctggaagcaaacatcatgccgtctgtaaaaaaaaaagctgaagatgaaaagaggatggcttctacaacaggataatgaacctaaacacacctcaaaatccacaatggactacctcagaggcataagctgaaggttttgccatggccctcacagtcccccgacctaaacatcatcgaaaatctgtggatagacctcaaaagagcagtgcatgcaaaacgGCCCAaggatctcacagaactagaagccttttgcaaggaagaatgggtgaaaatcccccaaacaagaattgaaagactcttagctggccacggaaagtgtttacaagctgtgatacttgccaaagggggtgttactaagtactgaccatgcagggtgcttGAACTTTTGCTTCcggcctttttccttttttgttattttgaaactgtaaaagatggaaataaaaaagtaatcttgcttaaaatattaaagaaatgtgtcatctttaactttatacctttcggaaatcaggtcatcttttactcacttggctattcacagtaacagaaattttgaccggggtgcccacacttttgtatgccactgtactTGCCCTGAAGTGGTTCattagcttttttaaaaattaaattgagTGTGAGTATAAATCTTGTGAACGACATGGTCAGTCAAACAGATTAGACTTACTTTTGGTTCTCAGTGTTCTGAGCATCACTGTGAGtaataacagttttgttttttgTGGTTAATGTGTGACCTCATTGGGGAAAAGTACTATAGATTACCAGGTATGTTAAGTTTCTTCTATTTTGCTGGAATTCTGCATCCGAATTGTATTCAAAGTCCTACAGCATGTTTCAGTCACACCAGTGCAGAGACTTTATTTAGTGAtagagtgtggagtaggcccttccagccctttgagctacgCTGCCTCAGCAATCCCCGACAACATCCgatttaaccctgacctaatcacaggacaatttacaatgaccgattaacctacctggtacatctctggactgtgtgaggaaactggagcacctaagGAAACCCCCAATTCCACAGGGACTCGttacagatggcaccagaacTTTATTTAAACATCAACCTTTTAATGCCAACAGGAGCATTGTGATACCCCTCAAGTTGTGCTCGTGCTTAAATGAAATGAAAGTATTTTTAAACTAACTACTGGCAGTAGTCAACTTTGATTGCTTTATTTCCCAGGGTCGCGTGAACCATTCCTGTTCCCTTAGTTAAGTGATAAGAATGAAGAGCTGAAAGGTTCAGCATTTTATTATTTTGTCAGTTCAGTCTGTGTCTCTATCATAACAATATGCAGCTTCATTTTCAAATTTCAGTATTAGCAATATCATATTAGGGTcacttattttaaaaatatgtaagTCTTAAATAATGACCATTgtcactcttttttaaaaaaaaaggatattaAGTTATAAAGTGAACATAACACCTTCAAACAGCAGGAAATGTCAGGTATTAGGATCTTTATTAAGTCTAAATGCACGGGGGCAATTCCTTACCCATCCCATGCCATAGATCTTTCTGGTTGAAGACACTATctggattttttttctacagGTGTTGTATGGGAAGATCGTTTTCTACTCAAGTCTGTAAGAAGTAGGCTATCAAAATATAAGCCACATTTCAATAATGACCAATGACCAATAATTTCATCCTATAAAGATAGACCCTACCCTTTGAATAAAATAAAAAGGTGCTTATGATCCCTTTCATTATTCTTGGCTAAAACATTAATATCATCTGAAATAATTATTATAAACATTAACCACTAGTCATTACAAGTGGAACAACAGGGCATTTAAAAAACACGTCTGTTAGTAAACATTTTTATTTAGTTATCTTGTTCCTTGTCCACTTGTGTAGTCTGGGGAAATTACTTCAGTATCCGAATGAGGTCATTAATGTGTTTCTGGCATTGAATGGGATCTTGGAATTGACAAGGACCTCGCCATCTCCAGCCATACAAGCTGTTCATGTTTTTGTGTACCTCCACTCTTTTTGTCTGCCTCCCACCTATCCAGTTTCCATTCTTTGTCAGCAGCAATACATTCCAattaccctgaccttttcaacgcTACTGGTCTCAGTTTCTCTTCCTCCTAATGGCAGTGACTCCATTTCCTGTTTTAATCTCACATATGCAAGAAATAGAGTGCAGTCAGACGTATAGacaggacttcaggaaggatagaaAGGTGCTAAACATGATGTAGAAAATTTGAAATACATGATTAGACAGGACAAGTTTGatttctcctccccttcccccatgtGTCCAATGGCAGTTGAGTGGTGGAAGTGTTTCAGGCCTTTCAAAAAGAACTGGAGAAGCACCTGAAGACTAAGGGATGAAAAGGGACAAAAAGTGAAGAGAGACTGAATGGATTACTATACAAGGAACTGATATATACAAGATGGGCTCACGTTTGTGTCAATTATACCATGATTCTTATCTATATATTTTACTTCAGCTCCAAAGGGTAAGattaaaaattgaaaatgtcatttTATTGTTGAAGGGAATAAAGTGCTGAAGAGAATAAACGACAAgagttttattttgtttaaataaGAAGACTGCAATTTTCTCATACTGCAACTTCCCAGAGCATCAGTATTAGGAGTGTGAAACATACCAGTCTGCAACACTGGGTTTTGGACTGGTGTTCTTTTGGGAAAAATCACcaaactcagtgattcagcaacAGTTGATTTTTGATCTGGTTTGTAAGATTAAGCTACATCAGGGGTGTCTATATAATCATCACATAGATGAGCTGATAAAAATCTAAACAAAATAATGTCCAGATTCTTGGATAAAATTTCAGGAAGTTCTATTCAAACATTTCCAAGTGAAAGATCATGATAGCAACATCTCAAATTGCAATACCAGGAGGCAGGTATTTTTAGATTTCTACATGTATTCATCTCTAGAGTAGTTATAATGAATGTATCAACATAAAATATCCAGGGTCAATCATATAAATTAAATATTCATATATGTTCAACCATTGACTTTAAGATACATTAATATTGGAAAGAAAGGACAGTAATTAAAAGGTATCAATAAATTTTATTCAAAATGAAAATTTAACAATTGCTTGGGCATATTCATTTTTACACAATATAGATTAATTTACTGAGTTTCAATAACAGCTTTTTGAGAAATACTAATAGTTCCTCAATCTTTAATCATCAGATGTTATATTCTCTTTGTCAAAGGGTGCTTACACATCTGTAACCACCTGTATTTACCCTGCATCCCCTTCCTGTAAGTGAATCTCGGCACACGCTCCTTGTAAATAGAAAATGATAATCTTTTTGAGATTGTCACCTGCTGTCTCCAAACAGCTGCCCAAGTTCAATTTATTTGGCTGACAGTCAATTTTCCATTCAGCTGTGATGTGGCTGATAGGATGCTTTTAACGGAAGTCTGGCTGTTGAAATTCCTGGTATCAATCCAAGGGCTACCTTTGAAGCTTCATGTCCATCAGACTAGTTGGACTGCCAGAAAAGACCATTAAATGCATCTTGTAGAGCACGGTAACacgcaagggaggaagtgtagccCCCTGCCAGATCCTGGGGAGTGGCTGTACGAACATGGTTCAGGTACCTTTTAAAACAAAGTGCAGAACTTTAAAAAATGAATTTAACAACAATTTACATGGAAGTTTAATTTGTTACAAGCATCGTTAACACAATCTCCAAAATAAAAACCTTTCTTAGAGAACTGAACTCTGAGCGGTcttgaatcagaattaggtcTATTATCATCGGTATGtgtcgcgaaatttgttaacttagcagcagcagttcaatgcaatacgtaatataggagagagaaaaaataataataaatcaattacagtatacgtatattgaatagattaaaaatcatgcaaaaactgaaataatacatattttaaaagtgaggtagtgttcaaaggttcaatgtctatttaggaatcagatggcagaggggaagaagttgttcctgaatcgctaagtttgtgccttcaggcttctgtacctccaacctaatgggaaaagggcatgccctgggtgctgaaggtccttaataatggatgctgcctttctgagacggaGCAATTTCGATTTTGAGGATCACATATTTATGTGTTAGAGAAGCTGACTAGCAATTTAAATTGTTAGATTCGAATTCTATGCTGTGATTGTAATGTAGACTGTAAATTCAATCTAATAGGATGCAATCTAACATGCAATTAAAAGATATCATTAATCATTGAAAATCTCAGCAGTGGCATTGGGTGAGACATGACAAAAATAGTTctaatggtgggggtggggttaaaCTGAATCATGAGAAGCCAAAAACATCACATTcaaggtgacacacatcaaagttgctggtgaacgcagcaggccaggcagcatctctaggaagaggtcctgacgaagggtctcagcctgaaatgtcgactgtacctcttcctagagatgctgcctggcctgctgcgttcaccagcaactttgatgtgtgttgcttgaatttccagcatctgcagaattcctgttgtttacattcaaGGTGAGATGTGATTGATTGCATAGCAGCACAATTCTCTACATATGCACTTGAGGGACAGAACAGATGAATGTTTTTGTATTCTTCAC containing:
- the trmt5 gene encoding tRNA (guanine(37)-N1)-methyltransferase isoform X3, with translation MMSVQKLEEDIDLYVPAAAVRGLTQLNRELFQKTVALPALKVRKDLINKVMKPLRNIAIKRPGLKRVVEDSKDEMYRFILMDPNKISCSESFGAVERAVLKEYNVDPQIHLYNLEMTYEHFKPEEILKAVLPEGQDVTTGFSRIGHIAHMNLRGHQLPYKHLIGQVIMDKNPGITSVVNKINIIENTYRNFQMEVLAGEDNMIAKVKENNITYEFDFSKVYWNPRLSTEHGRIVDLLKAGDRVYDVFAGVGPFAIPAAKKKCKVMANDLNPESYKWLVHNCKMNKVDKNVQTFNLDGRNFIMGPVKEDLAKQIETCSLKEDKTSIHIIMNLPGLAIEFLDAFRQLLQEQDSFDVLPTVHCYSFSKSDEPAKDIQRRAEYFLNTTLEGRCSIHLVRNVAPNKEMMCISFMVPAEVLCRNLSAEDNTKEPAPKRLRFDETTACNGPR
- the trmt5 gene encoding tRNA (guanine(37)-N1)-methyltransferase isoform X1 → MALHLMCEKHAFTDNNVKIRFLVFFTKIWANNVLSISPKKLAQKQWYYFTAIKSRFFAERFFPRDNTPEFGMMSVQKLEEDIDLYVPAAAVRGLTQLNRELFQKTVALPALKVRKDLINKVMKPLRNIAIKRPGLKRVVEDSKDEMYRFILMDPNKISCSESFGAVERAVLKEYNVDPQIHLYNLEMTYEHFKPEEILKAVLPEGQDVTTGFSRIGHIAHMNLRGHQLPYKHLIGQVIMDKNPGITSVVNKINIIENTYRNFQMEVLAGEDNMIAKVKENNITYEFDFSKVYWNPRLSTEHGRIVDLLKAGDRVYDVFAGVGPFAIPAAKKKCKVMANDLNPESYKWLVHNCKMNKVDKNVQTFNLDGRNFIMGPVKEDLAKQIETCSLKEDKTSIHIIMNLPGLAIEFLDAFRQLLQEQDSFDVLPTVHCYSFSKSDEPAKDIQRRAEYFLNTTLEGRCSIHLVRNVAPNKEMMCISFMVPAEVLCRNLSAEDNTKEPAPKRLRFDETTACNGPR
- the trmt5 gene encoding tRNA (guanine(37)-N1)-methyltransferase isoform X2, encoding MRFLVFFTKIWANNVLSISPKKLAQKQWYYFTAIKSRFFAERFFPRDNTPEFGMMSVQKLEEDIDLYVPAAAVRGLTQLNRELFQKTVALPALKVRKDLINKVMKPLRNIAIKRPGLKRVVEDSKDEMYRFILMDPNKISCSESFGAVERAVLKEYNVDPQIHLYNLEMTYEHFKPEEILKAVLPEGQDVTTGFSRIGHIAHMNLRGHQLPYKHLIGQVIMDKNPGITSVVNKINIIENTYRNFQMEVLAGEDNMIAKVKENNITYEFDFSKVYWNPRLSTEHGRIVDLLKAGDRVYDVFAGVGPFAIPAAKKKCKVMANDLNPESYKWLVHNCKMNKVDKNVQTFNLDGRNFIMGPVKEDLAKQIETCSLKEDKTSIHIIMNLPGLAIEFLDAFRQLLQEQDSFDVLPTVHCYSFSKSDEPAKDIQRRAEYFLNTTLEGRCSIHLVRNVAPNKEMMCISFMVPAEVLCRNLSAEDNTKEPAPKRLRFDETTACNGPR